AACCGCCTGAGGAAAAGATGTAGAATGCTGAAAGAAGCCCTATGCTCATTACATAATAAAAATAAACCTCTTCAATGTAGTGTTGTTCCATTTTCAGTTACTTTTCCAGAGAACCTACAGGACATTGTAATAGTGGAAAGAAAAAAAGGAGCTTTTCGGACATGTAAGGGATTTGATGATAATGCTCCTTCAGTATGGAACGGTGAGTTTACAGATCCAATACTTAAGGAGAATTTTTATGAACTTCGTCAGAATCTTGTTTTTCAGAGAAACATTGTGGAAAGACTCTTTTTTAAATGTGAGAACAGTCCTTTTTTTAGAAAATTTATTACAGAGGAGCAAGGTTTTTTTGAGATTCCAATTATTTCTGATTTTATTGATGAAGTATGTAATATTGCTCAAGTTGATAAATTTGAATTTGTAAAGATGCAGAGAAGTTTATTTGTTAAAGAACTTACAGTAGGAGGCGTTAAAAATTCTTTATTTATTGAGGCTTTAAATGTCCTGGACGGGGTAAAAAATTGACAGAACTTAGAAAATCTTATTATTATTAAAAATATTCCATCCTTCTCAGGGAGGTTATTGTGGCAGGTCATTCCAAATGGGCACAAATCAAGCATAAAAAAGCTCAAGTAGATGCTAAAAAGGGAAAAATCTTTACAAAGCTTGTAAGAGAAATCTCGGTAGCTGCACGTCTTGGTGGAGGCGATCCCGAAAAAAATCCTCGCTTAAGAGTAGCTATTGAAAAGGCAAGAGAAGTTAATATGCCTATGGATAATATAAAAAGAGCAATAATGAAAGGCACAGGAGAGCTTGGAGGTGCTGCATATGAAGAGGTGGTTTATGAAGGCTATGGTCCTGGAGGAGTGGCACTTTTAATTGAAGCAATGACGGACAATAAAAATAGAACTGTGTCTGAAATAAGGCATATTCTTTCAAAACATGGTGGAAGTCTTGGTGAGTCTGGATGTGTTTCATGGATTTTTGAGAAAAAAGGATATATACTTGTTGATAAAAAAACCATAGATGAAGATACTCTTTTATCAGTTGCTCTTGAGGCAGGTGTTGAAGATGTTAAAAATGATCCAAAAGAGGAAAACTATGAAATAATTGTCTCACCGGAGAATCTAAGAGATGTAAAGGGTCGTCTTGAAGAGGCTGGTATAAATGTTGCTTTAGCAGAGGTTACGATGTTGCCTAAAAATTACATTTCCATTGAAGGAGAAGATGCAGAAAAGATGTTAAAACTTATGGATGCATTGGAAGATCATGATGATGTGCAAAATGTTTATGCAAACTTTGACATTCCAGATGAGGCAATGAGTAAGGCATAAATATATCATGGAACCATCTATTAGACTAACTTTTAAGAGAAAATTTATTGCAGGTCTAATAGTAACAATCCCTATAGCAATAAGTATCTTTATACTTATCCAGCTTTTTAAAATTATAGATGGTTTTTTGGGACCAATATATGACTATATCTTTGGTAGACATATTGCCGGATTAGGATTTATTACGGCACTTGTACTAGTTTTTGTAATAGGTGTTATATCAACCAATGTATTTGGTAAAAAACTTTTGGATCAGATTGAGAAATTGCTCTTTTTAAAAATTCCTGTTTTTAAAAGTCTCTATTCTTCATTGAAACAGCTAATAGATGCTTTTTCCCCTGAAAATAAGACTTCTTTTCAGAAGTTTGTGATTGTAGAGTATCCAAGAAAGGGTAGTTTTGTTTTTGGATTTCAGACAAAGGAATGTGTTTTAGAAGAAAATGGTAGAGAAAAAAAGCTTATTGCAGTCTACATTCCTACAAATAATTTATATTTGGGAGAAGTAGTACTTTTTGATGAAGAAAGTGTTATTCACACTAATGTTCCAATTCAGGAGGGAATAAAAATTATTCTTTCTGGTGGAATAGCAGCACCCCAGATAATAAGAGGTGATAAATAGTGGATGTAGTGATTTTGGCAGCAGGATTGGGAACTCGAATGAAGTCCAAGCTGCCAAAGGTGCTTCACAGGATTTTTGATAAGCCAATCATAGATTATGTTATAGATTCTGCTAAAGAGTTAGACCCTTCCAGTGTATTTGTGGTTGTTAATCCTTCTTTAAATGAAGTTATAGAGCATTTAAAAAATAAAAATGTGAAGACAGTTTTTCAGGATGAACCTAAAGGGACAGCTCATGCTTTAGGAGTTGCTTTACCCCATTTAGAGAGTGAAAAAGTGCTTGTTCTCAATGGTGATACACCTTTAATAAAAAGTGATACACTTCTTAATTTTGTAAAAGTTTTTGATGAAAACTCTATTGATATGGCAGTTCTTTCCTTTTATCCTAAGAGAGAACACTCTTATGGAAGAATTATAAGAAACTCTAAGGGAGAGGTGGAAAAAATTGTTGAAATAACTGATTACTCTGAACTTCAGTCAGATGAAGCAAACAGTGGAGTTTATCTTATTAAAAGAGAAGTTTTGGAGTTGATTAAAGAGATTAGAGAAAATCCCCGTAAAGGAGAGTTTTATTTAACTGATATTGTAGAGATAGCCAGGGCTAAAGGATATAAGGTAGATGCGTACTGCATGGCAGAAGAAGATGAGTTAATAGGAATTAACACTCGTGAGGAACTTTCATTTGCAATGAAGTACTTAAGAGATAGAGTTGTTAAGGAATTGATGTCAAAGGGTGTTACCTTTTATGATCCAGACTCTGTCTGGATATCTCCTTCTGTTAAAATCGGGCAGGATACAGTAATTTATCCTAATGTTTTACTTGAAGGAGATACCAAAATAGGACACAGTTGCGTTATCTATCAGGGAGTAAGAATCCGTAACAGCATAATTGAGGACAGAGTTCAGATAAAGGATTGTACAGTTATTGAAGGTTCAAATATAAAATCAGGTTCAACAATAGGTCCTTTTGCCCATATAAGACCTGAAAGCGTGATTGGGAAAGAATGTAGAATTGGCAATTTTGTAGAGGTTAAAAAATCAGTTATCGGAGATTCAACAAAAGCTGCTCATCTTAGTTATATTGGCGATGCAGAAGTAGGTAATAATGTAAACATCGGAGCAGGTACTATTACCTGCAATTACGATGGCAAAAAGAAGCATAAAACTATTATAGAAGATGAAGTATTTATAGGAAGTGACACCCAGCTTGTGGCACCAGTAAGAGTTGGGAAAGGTGCATACATAGGTGCAGGCTCTACAATTACAAAAGATGTTCCAGAAGATGCTCTTGCAATTTCAAGAACACCCCAGAGAAATATTGAAGGTTGGGCAAAGAAAAAGAGGGAGGAGTAATAATGTGTGGCATAATTGGTTATATAGGAGATAAAAGGGCTGTTGAGATAGTGCTTGATGGACTAAAAAGGCTTGAATACAGAGGTTATGACTCAGCAGGAATAGCCTACTTTGTTGATGGCAGAATAAAAGTTGTAAAATGCAAAGGAAAGATTAAAAATCTTGAACAACTTCTGGAACATGAGAATCATCAAGTTTTAAATTCCAATCAGAAACCCTTTGTTGCAATAGGTCATACAAGATGGGCAACCCATGGTAAACCTTCAGATGTAAATGCCCATCCTCATTGCTCAGGTGGAATTGCTCTGGTTCACAATGGAATTATTGAAAACTATTCTGAACTTAAAAGAGAGCTAATGCAAGAAGGATTTAAATTTACCTCTGAGACTGATACAGAAGTTATTGCCCACCTGATAAATAAATATAGAGCTGACCTAAGTCTTGAGGAAGCAGTAAGAGAGGCAGTTAAAAGACTTAGAGGTTCCTATGCAGTGGTAGTAATTGACGAAAAAGAGCCTGATAAGATTATCGGGGTAAGAATGGAAAGTCCTCTTGTTGTTGGAGTGATGGATGATGAAAAATTCATCGCATCTGATGTACCAGCTTTCCTTAATCACTGTAACAGAGTAATTTTTCTTGATGACGGTGAAATAATTGTCTTAAGAAAGGATGATTTTAAAATATTTGATTTACAAGGCAAAGAGAAGAAGAAAAAGCCCCAAACTATTACATGGACAGCTTCAATGGCTGAAAAAGGTGGATACAAACACTTTATGCTTAAAGAAATACATGAGCAACCAAGATCCATTGCAGATACAATAAGAGGAAGAGTTCTTCCCGATGGTTCAAGAATAGTCTATAAAGAAATTGGGATTAGCTATGAAGAACTTGCCCTTACAAAAAAGATATATCTTGTTGCCTGCGGCACTTCCTATCATGCCTGTCTAATCGGTAAATACATGATTGAGAGAATAGCAAGAATACCTGTTGAGGTTGATATTGCCTCTGAATTTAGATATAGAGAAGTTCCTTTTGAGAGAGACTCTCTCTTTATAGCCATAACCCAGTCTGGAGAAACAGCAGATACTCTTGCAGCACTCAGGTATGCTAAAAAATCGGGAGTAAAAACCCTTACTATCTGTAATGTAGTAGGAAGTACTGCATCCCGTGAGGCTGATGGAGTCTTCTATACTCACTCAGGACCTGAAATAGGAGTAGCATCAACGAAGGCTTTTACCTCTCAAATAGTAGCTCTATATATTTTTACTTTTGCTCTTTCCAAGGCAAAGAGAGCAAATCCAGCTGATATTAACGAAATTTTCTTAAGTAAGCTTTTTCATCTTCCAACAATGGCAGAGAAGGCTTTAAAGCTTGAAGATAAAATTCATCAACTTGCAAAGGAAGTTTACAAAAAACCGAATTTTCTATATCTTGGAAGAGGGCTTAACTATCCTGTTGCCCTTGAAGGAGCTCTCAAACTCAAAGAAATCTCCTATATTCATGCAGAAGGTTATGCTGCCGGTGAGATGAAACATGGACCAATCGCACTTGTGGAAGAGGGATTCCCGGTTGTTTTCATTGTTTCCGATGATCTATATCTTGAAAAAACACTATCTAATATGGAAGAGATAAAGGCAAGAGATGGTTTTATAATAACCATTTCAAGCAGTAAAGAAGAAAAACTTAAAAAGTTATCTGATAGATTTATCTATGTGGAAGGAATAAACAGTTATCTTAACACAGTGCTTTTCAGTATTCCTCTTCAGTTGCTTGCTTATCATGTGGCAATTCTCAGAGGATGCGACGTGGATCAACCAAGAAATCTTGCAAAAAGTGTTACTGTTGAATAAATTGAACTTTGAATTTAAAATTTTATTCACCCGTTAGGGTTTTTGAATCGCCCTTTGGGCGGTTAAGGCGTAAGGAGGGGTTATAGCCATGAAAGATTTCCCTCTGTCGGATTTAAATCCGGCCCAACAAGAAGCAGTTCTTTATTGTGAAGGTCCACTTCTTGTGCTTGCAGGAGCAGGAAGTGGTAAAACTAGAGTTATCACTTATAAGTATGCATATCTCAAAGAAGCAATGGGATTTCACCCTTCTTCCATCTTTACCGTAACATTTACTAACAAAGCAGCTGATGAAATGAAGGAAAGAATTTTTAAGATGTGCAATGGAAGTCTTAAAAATACCTGGATAGGAACTTTTCACTCTTTATGTGTGAGAATCCTGCGGGCTCATATTGAAAGAATTGGTTACAAAAAAGATTTTGTTATCTACGATGAAGACGATCAGGCAGGATTGATAAAGAGAATTCTTAAAGATTTAAACATGCACGAAGCTCTATGTAAATGCGTGGTAAATAAGATAAGTAACTTAAAGTCGAACTTAATTACTCCAGAAGACTATATTTCAACTACCGAAGGATATGAATTTGAAGAAAGACTTGGTAGAATATACATGCGTTATCAGACAGAACTTCAAAAATGCAATGCTCTGGATTTTGACGATTTGATTCTTTGTGTAATCAGATTATTTAGTGAAAACGAGGATTTACTGAAACGATACTCTGAGCAATTTAGATATATACTTGTTGATGAATTTCAGGATACAAATAAATCTCAGTATGAACTGTTGCAACTTCTTTGCAAATATCACAAAAATATATGTGCTGTAGGAGATGATGACCAGAGTATTTACAAATTCAGAGGAGCAAACGTTTTTAATATCTTGAATTTTGAAAGGGATTTTCCACAGACAAAGATAGTCAAACTTGAACAGAATTATCGCTCTACAAAGCACATTATTCTGGCTTCTACTGCTATGATTTCAAAAAATCCATTAAGAAAACCAAAAAATCTTTGGACAGAAAAGGATTGGGGAGAGAAAATTTTTTACTGTCAATTATGCAATGAGGAAGAAGAAGCAAAGTATATTACAAAAATAATTAAAGAACTTTATCTAAAAGGTGAGTATGAATATAGAGACTTTGCAATCCTTTACAGATTAGTTCTTCAGGCAAGAGCATTGGAAGAGGCTTTACGCATAGAAGGAATTCCCTATCAGGTGATAAGCGGAGTTAGCTTTTACCATCGCAAGGAGATAAAAGATGTACTTGCCTATATGCGTTTTATTTTAAACAAAGAGGACAATGTTAGCCTTTTAAGAATTATAAATACTCCACCA
The nucleotide sequence above comes from Thermodesulfovibrio aggregans. Encoded proteins:
- a CDS encoding YebC/PmpR family DNA-binding transcriptional regulator — encoded protein: MAGHSKWAQIKHKKAQVDAKKGKIFTKLVREISVAARLGGGDPEKNPRLRVAIEKAREVNMPMDNIKRAIMKGTGELGGAAYEEVVYEGYGPGGVALLIEAMTDNKNRTVSEIRHILSKHGGSLGESGCVSWIFEKKGYILVDKKTIDEDTLLSVALEAGVEDVKNDPKEENYEIIVSPENLRDVKGRLEEAGINVALAEVTMLPKNYISIEGEDAEKMLKLMDALEDHDDVQNVYANFDIPDEAMSKA
- the glmU gene encoding bifunctional UDP-N-acetylglucosamine diphosphorylase/glucosamine-1-phosphate N-acetyltransferase GlmU → MILAAGLGTRMKSKLPKVLHRIFDKPIIDYVIDSAKELDPSSVFVVVNPSLNEVIEHLKNKNVKTVFQDEPKGTAHALGVALPHLESEKVLVLNGDTPLIKSDTLLNFVKVFDENSIDMAVLSFYPKREHSYGRIIRNSKGEVEKIVEITDYSELQSDEANSGVYLIKREVLELIKEIRENPRKGEFYLTDIVEIARAKGYKVDAYCMAEEDELIGINTREELSFAMKYLRDRVVKELMSKGVTFYDPDSVWISPSVKIGQDTVIYPNVLLEGDTKIGHSCVIYQGVRIRNSIIEDRVQIKDCTVIEGSNIKSGSTIGPFAHIRPESVIGKECRIGNFVEVKKSVIGDSTKAAHLSYIGDAEVGNNVNIGAGTITCNYDGKKKHKTIIEDEVFIGSDTQLVAPVRVGKGAYIGAGSTITKDVPEDALAISRTPQRNIEGWAKKKREE
- the glmS gene encoding glutamine--fructose-6-phosphate transaminase (isomerizing), translating into MCGIIGYIGDKRAVEIVLDGLKRLEYRGYDSAGIAYFVDGRIKVVKCKGKIKNLEQLLEHENHQVLNSNQKPFVAIGHTRWATHGKPSDVNAHPHCSGGIALVHNGIIENYSELKRELMQEGFKFTSETDTEVIAHLINKYRADLSLEEAVREAVKRLRGSYAVVVIDEKEPDKIIGVRMESPLVVGVMDDEKFIASDVPAFLNHCNRVIFLDDGEIIVLRKDDFKIFDLQGKEKKKKPQTITWTASMAEKGGYKHFMLKEIHEQPRSIADTIRGRVLPDGSRIVYKEIGISYEELALTKKIYLVACGTSYHACLIGKYMIERIARIPVEVDIASEFRYREVPFERDSLFIAITQSGETADTLAALRYAKKSGVKTLTICNVVGSTASREADGVFYTHSGPEIGVASTKAFTSQIVALYIFTFALSKAKRANPADINEIFLSKLFHLPTMAEKALKLEDKIHQLAKEVYKKPNFLYLGRGLNYPVALEGALKLKEISYIHAEGYAAGEMKHGPIALVEEGFPVVFIVSDDLYLEKTLSNMEEIKARDGFIITISSSKEEKLKKLSDRFIYVEGINSYLNTVLFSIPLQLLAYHVAILRGCDVDQPRNLAKSVTVE
- a CDS encoding DUF502 domain-containing protein, with translation MEPSIRLTFKRKFIAGLIVTIPIAISIFILIQLFKIIDGFLGPIYDYIFGRHIAGLGFITALVLVFVIGVISTNVFGKKLLDQIEKLLFLKIPVFKSLYSSLKQLIDAFSPENKTSFQKFVIVEYPRKGSFVFGFQTKECVLEENGREKKLIAVYIPTNNLYLGEVVLFDEESVIHTNVPIQEGIKIILSGGIAAPQIIRGDK
- a CDS encoding ATP-dependent helicase is translated as MKDFPLSDLNPAQQEAVLYCEGPLLVLAGAGSGKTRVITYKYAYLKEAMGFHPSSIFTVTFTNKAADEMKERIFKMCNGSLKNTWIGTFHSLCVRILRAHIERIGYKKDFVIYDEDDQAGLIKRILKDLNMHEALCKCVVNKISNLKSNLITPEDYISTTEGYEFEERLGRIYMRYQTELQKCNALDFDDLILCVIRLFSENEDLLKRYSEQFRYILVDEFQDTNKSQYELLQLLCKYHKNICAVGDDDQSIYKFRGANVFNILNFERDFPQTKIVKLEQNYRSTKHIILASTAMISKNPLRKPKNLWTEKDWGEKIFYCQLCNEEEEAKYITKIIKELYLKGEYEYRDFAILYRLVLQARALEEALRIEGIPYQVISGVSFYHRKEIKDVLAYMRFILNKEDNVSLLRIINTPPRGIGAGALLKIENEAKKHMISLYEAIKRIIKDDSVASNLKEKLLSFTIIIDELSEKNYQDAASMIKDILNLTGYLEEIEEDRIQNVLELLSSAEKVSVKEFLDKVSLVSSVDTWERKKNGVSLLTLHAAKGLEFPVVFIAGCEEGILPYFKALEDPLELQEERRLFYVGMTRAKNLLFITSAKQRKLYSKVQKQEPSSFIKDIPSEYCTCIRKDYSTFTPHKKEVETPKVKPPFVIGCKVKHPTWGIGVVRDYYGEGEDLKVVVNFPGIGVKKLAPKIVNLERV